In Nisaea acidiphila, the DNA window GCACCATCACCCGCGACAACGACGCTTCCTGGGGGCTGTTCCGCTCGATCGCGTCGGAATTCGACGGCGATCTGACCGAACGTCCCCATTTCCGCCGCGACGATCATTTCGATGGCGAGCATGCGACGGAATATCTCTGCCGGATCGGCCCGATCGAGACCGGGGACATGGCCAGCGCCGCCTGATCCGCTCCGCCATCCATTTCTCAGAGCCGACTTTCACAGCCAAGACATGACGTCGAAAGGACTCATCATGACTGCTGACCTCTCCGTTTACGAAAATACCGAATCCAACGTGCGCAGCTATTGCCGCTCGTTCCCGACGACCTTCACGTCCGCCTCCGGCGCCGAGATCACGGCCGCCGACGGCAAGACCTATATCGATTTTCTCGCCGGCTGCTCCTCTCTGAACTACGGGCATAACGACCCGGACATGAAGCAGGCGCTGGTGGACTACATCGCCGGCGACGGCATCGCCCACGGGTTGGATTTCCATACCGAGGCGAAGGGGGCCTTCCTGCAAGCCTTCAGCGACCACATCCTGAAGCCGCGGGAAATGAATTACCGCGTCCAGTTCACCGGCCCGACCGGTGCGAACGCGGTCGAGGCGGCTCTGAAACTCGCCCGCAAGGTGACCGGCCGTGACCGCATCATCGCCTTCACCAACGGCTTCCACGGCGTCACGCTCGGCGCGCTCGCCTGCACTGGTAACGGCTATCACCGCAAGGGCGCCTCCCGTCCGCTCGAGGGCGTCGACCGTATGCCCTACGACCGGGCGTTCGGTGACGATATCGACAGCGGCAAGGTGCTGGAGGAGTTGCTGAACAACCCCTCCAGCGGCTACGAGCCGCCGGCGGCCTTCATCCTGGAGACGGTTCAGGGCGAGGGCGGCCTCAACGAGGCCAGCGCCGAATGGCTTCAGACCGTCGAGCGGGTTGCCCGCGAGCACGGCTCGCTGCTGATCGTCGACGACATCCAGGCCGGCTGCGGCCGGACCGGCACCTTCTTCTCCTTCGAGAAACTCGGTATCTGCCCGGATATCGTCACCATGGCGAAATCGCTCTCGGGCATGGGCCTGCCTTTCGCCATGACCCTGCTGCATCCGGATCTCGATATCTGGAGCCCGGCGGAGCACAACGGCACTTTCCGCGGCAACAATCATGCCTTCGTCACCGCCCGCGTCGCGCTGGAGAAGTTCTGGTCCGACAGCAGCTTCTCCCAGAAGATCGAGGTGAAGGCGGAGTTCCTGGAAGAGCGCCTGGTCGCGCTCGCGGCGAAGCATGGCGGAACGGTCAAGGGCCGCGGCATGTTCCGCGGCATCGATGTCGGCTCCGGCGAACTGGCGGACGAGATCTGTGCCAAGTGCTTCAAGCGCGGCCTGATCATCGAGACCTCCGGCGCCCATGGCGAGGTGGTCAAGGTTCTGGCCCCGCTGACCATCGAGCTGACGCAGTTCGAGAAGGGCCTCGACATCCTCGCGGAGTCCATGGCCTCCGTCATCGCCAGCAAGAGCGCCGACGCCGCGTAATTGCCGCGCCGCGCCAAAGACACACTAACTCATTGGAAAGACAAATGATTGTTCGTACTTACGAAGATTGCCGCGATACCGACCGTCATGTGGTGACCGAGGGCTGGGAAAGCGTCCGGATGCTGCTGAAGGACGACAAGATGGGCTTCAGCTTCCACATCACGACGATCTTCCCGAACTCGACCCATGAGTTCGAATACAAGAACCATTTCGAGTCGGTCTATTGCGTTTCCGGCGGTGGTTCGATCACCGATATCGCGACCGGCGAGACCCACGAGATCAAGCCGGGCACGATGTATGCGCTCGACCAGCATGACCGTCACATCCTGCGCGGCGGCCCCGAGGGCATGATCGTCGCCTGCTGCTTCAATCCTCCGGTTTCCGGCCGTGAGGTGCATGACGAGACCGGCGCCTATGCCGCCGACGTGGAGGACGCGGCCTGAAAAGGCCGCGACCCGCGTCTCGCTCGATTGTTCATTGGAGAAACCATGCTTGAGCCAGTCTCGCCCCGCCATACGGTGGAGAAGATCGGCGGCACGTCGATCGCCAATACAGACGCCGTCCTGAAGAACGTGTTCCTCAGGGCGCATACCGATGCCGATCCGTACAACCGGATCTTCGTGGTGTCGGCCTATGCCGGGATGACCGACAAGCTTCTGGAGCACAAGAAAACCGGCGCGCCCGGTGTGTTCGCGCAATATGCCGGCGCCGAGTCGGACTGGGCCTGGGGCGATGCGCTCACCAGGCTCGCCGACGACATGATCGCGAAGAACGCGGACGTGCTCGCGGACCCGGCTTCCCGCCGGCTTGCCGACGGCTTCGTGCGCGACCGCATAGAGGGCATGCGGAACTGCCTGCTCGACCTGCAGCGGCTCTGCACGCATGGCCATTTCCGTCTCGACCGGCACCTGGAAACCGTGCGCGAGATGCTGGCCGGGCTCGGCGAGGCGCACAGCGCCTTCAACACCTCGCTCCTGCTTAAGGACAACGGTATCAACGCCGTCTTTGTCGACCTCACCGGCTGGCGCGACGACAGCGAGCCCTGCCTTGACGAGCGGATCGCCCGCGCGCTCGACGGGATCGATTTTGCGAAGGAACTGCCGATCGTCACCGGCTACGCCCATTGCAATGACGGCATGGTCCGCCGCTTCGACCGCGGCTATACCGAGGTTACGTTCTCGCGCCTTGCGGTGGTGACCGAGGCGCGCGAGGCGGTGATCCACAAGGAGTTCCATCTCTCCAGCGCCGACCCGAAGCTGGTGGGCGAGGGAAGCGTGCGGACCATCGGCCAGACCAACTACGATGTCGCCGACCAGCTCTCCAACATGGGCATGGAAGCGGTGCATCCGAACGCGGCCAAGGGCCTCCGCCAGGCCGGCATTCCGCTCCGCGTGCGCAATACCTTCGATCCGGCCGATCCGGGGACGATGTTCCGCGAGGACTACGTTTCGGAAGATCCGCGGGTCGAGATCGTGACCGGCATCAAGGACCTGCACATGCTCGAATTCTTCGAGCAGGAGATGGTCGGCGTGAAGGGCTACGACACCGGAATTCTGGAAGCGTTGAAGCGGCACAATGTCCGCATCGTCACCAAGTCCTCCAACGCGAACACCATCACGCATTATCTCGCCGGTTCGCCGAAAGCGGTGAAACGCGTCATCGCGGATCTGAGCGAGGCCTTCCCGACGGCGGAAATCGCGACCCGCAAGGTGGCACTGGTGTCCGCGATCGGGAGCGACATGTCGGTGCCGGAGCTCGAAGCGACGGCCCTGACGGCCCTCGCGGAGGCCGGCATCGAGCTTCTCGGCGTGCAGCGGCTCTCCCGCAAGGTGGACATGATGTTCATCCTGGAGGAGGACCGGTTCGAGGAGGCGGTGAAGGCTTTGCACGGTGCGCTTGTCGAGACCGCCGAGAACCGGGATGCGGACCGGAAGGCTGCCTGACACAATTCGGATCCCGCTTTCATAACCCTGTAGTCTCACGGGGGTAGAAAGACCGCTTCTTCAAAGGAGCGATCGATGAGCGGGATCCGGTACCAGAACATTTCCAAGAGTTTCGGCGAGGTCGAGGTGATCAGAAGCCTCGATCTGGAAATCGCCGAGGGCGAATTCGTCGTCTATGTCGGACCCAGCGGCTGCGGTAAGACCACGCTGCTCCGCATGCTTGCGGGGCTTGAGCCCGTGTCCGACGGGCGGATCTTCATCGGCGATCGCGACGTGACCGATGTGTCGCCCAAGGAACGGAACATCTCCATGGTGTTCCAGAATTACGCGCTCTATCCGCATATGACGGTGGCCGAGAATATCGGCTTCGGGCTGCGCCTGCAGGGCGTCGCCCGGGCCGAACGCGATGCCGCCGTGCGCGAGACCGCGGAGATGCTGGGCCTGGGTGGTCTGCTTGAGCGCAAGCCCCGGGCGCTCTCCGGCGGCCAGCGCCAGCGCGTCGCCATGGGGCGCGCGATCATCCGCCAGCCCGACGCCTTCCTGATGGACGAGCCGCTCTCCAATCTCGACGCCCAGCTGCGCAATCACATGCGGACCGAGATCAAGGCGCTGCAGTCCCGCCTCGGCACGACGACGATCTACGTCACCCACGACCAGGTCGAGGCGATGACCATGGCGGACCGGATCGTGGTGCTGAATGGCGGCGTGATCCAGCAGATAGGTACGCCGGACGAGCTCTATTCCCGGCCCGCCAACCGCTTCGTGGCCGGCTTCATCGGCGCTCCGGTGATGAATTTCCTGCCGGCCAAAAAATTCAACACCGCCTTGCCGGCGGAAGGCGCTGCCGAGATCGGCATCCGCCCGGACGATCTCAAGCTCTGTCAGAAAGAGGGACCGATGCCGGTTCAATGGCCTGCCCGTGTCGAGCTTGTGGAGCCGCTCGGCGGCGAGGCGCTGGTGCATGTCGCCTTCGGCGATCAGCGGGCCTGCCTGAAGCATCGCGACGGCGTCCGTCCGGCGTCCGGAGAGGAAATCGAGATCGGTTTCGAGCCCGGCGATGCGCATTTCTTCGCGGCGGACGGGACGGCACATGCGATACGCGATGTAACACCGGTGGCCGCCAGTTGACGGTGGCGGACTGGCGGTCTCTCTCCCCACTTTGATATGCTCTTCAGCAGGTGGAGCCGGTCCGGTTCGCACCGCTCAGCTCAAGGGACGCAAGGATGAGAAAACGCGCGATCGTGCCGCCGGCGCTCCGTGCCGCCGCGGAACAGCTGAAGATGTCCCCGGCTATCCTTTCCGGCGGTCATCTCTTTCTGACCGGATCGACCGGCGGCAATGCCGACGGAACCATGCCCGGCGATGCCGCGATCCAGATGCGGAATGCGCTCGGAAAGATCGGCGCGATCCTGGCTGAAGCGGGCGTCGGTTTCGACGCGGTGGTTGAGATGACGACCTACCATGTCGGTCTCCGGGAGCATTTCGAGGCCATCGACCGGGTTCGCCTGGAGCATTTCAGCGAGCCCTTTCCGGCATGGACGGCGGTCGAGGTCGCCGGGTTGCGGCGCGACGGGGCGGTCATCGAGATCCGCGTGATCGCCGAAATGGATACGTCCGACTAGAGAATTGTCCGCTTCATCGCCGTGATCTGCTTCGCGTTATCGACGGAGTAGCGATCGGAGACGGTTTTGCAGGTCGCGCTCCACCAGCGCAGCGGCCCCGGCGACTGCGAGCTGAAATCTGGCAATCCCATGCACATATAGAGCCGATCTGCCTTATCGGACATTTCAATTTTGTGCTCTCCAATCAGGAAAGACCGGCCATGTCACATCCCATTGTC includes these proteins:
- a CDS encoding ABC transporter ATP-binding protein, with the translated sequence MSGIRYQNISKSFGEVEVIRSLDLEIAEGEFVVYVGPSGCGKTTLLRMLAGLEPVSDGRIFIGDRDVTDVSPKERNISMVFQNYALYPHMTVAENIGFGLRLQGVARAERDAAVRETAEMLGLGGLLERKPRALSGGQRQRVAMGRAIIRQPDAFLMDEPLSNLDAQLRNHMRTEIKALQSRLGTTTIYVTHDQVEAMTMADRIVVLNGGVIQQIGTPDELYSRPANRFVAGFIGAPVMNFLPAKKFNTALPAEGAAEIGIRPDDLKLCQKEGPMPVQWPARVELVEPLGGEALVHVAFGDQRACLKHRDGVRPASGEEIEIGFEPGDAHFFAADGTAHAIRDVTPVAAS
- a CDS encoding ectoine synthase, yielding MIVRTYEDCRDTDRHVVTEGWESVRMLLKDDKMGFSFHITTIFPNSTHEFEYKNHFESVYCVSGGGSITDIATGETHEIKPGTMYALDQHDRHILRGGPEGMIVACCFNPPVSGREVHDETGAYAADVEDAA
- a CDS encoding RidA family protein is translated as MRKRAIVPPALRAAAEQLKMSPAILSGGHLFLTGSTGGNADGTMPGDAAIQMRNALGKIGAILAEAGVGFDAVVEMTTYHVGLREHFEAIDRVRLEHFSEPFPAWTAVEVAGLRRDGAVIEIRVIAEMDTSD
- a CDS encoding aspartate kinase, which translates into the protein MLEPVSPRHTVEKIGGTSIANTDAVLKNVFLRAHTDADPYNRIFVVSAYAGMTDKLLEHKKTGAPGVFAQYAGAESDWAWGDALTRLADDMIAKNADVLADPASRRLADGFVRDRIEGMRNCLLDLQRLCTHGHFRLDRHLETVREMLAGLGEAHSAFNTSLLLKDNGINAVFVDLTGWRDDSEPCLDERIARALDGIDFAKELPIVTGYAHCNDGMVRRFDRGYTEVTFSRLAVVTEAREAVIHKEFHLSSADPKLVGEGSVRTIGQTNYDVADQLSNMGMEAVHPNAAKGLRQAGIPLRVRNTFDPADPGTMFREDYVSEDPRVEIVTGIKDLHMLEFFEQEMVGVKGYDTGILEALKRHNVRIVTKSSNANTITHYLAGSPKAVKRVIADLSEAFPTAEIATRKVALVSAIGSDMSVPELEATALTALAEAGIELLGVQRLSRKVDMMFILEEDRFEEAVKALHGALVETAENRDADRKAA
- the ectB gene encoding diaminobutyrate--2-oxoglutarate transaminase; protein product: MTADLSVYENTESNVRSYCRSFPTTFTSASGAEITAADGKTYIDFLAGCSSLNYGHNDPDMKQALVDYIAGDGIAHGLDFHTEAKGAFLQAFSDHILKPREMNYRVQFTGPTGANAVEAALKLARKVTGRDRIIAFTNGFHGVTLGALACTGNGYHRKGASRPLEGVDRMPYDRAFGDDIDSGKVLEELLNNPSSGYEPPAAFILETVQGEGGLNEASAEWLQTVERVAREHGSLLIVDDIQAGCGRTGTFFSFEKLGICPDIVTMAKSLSGMGLPFAMTLLHPDLDIWSPAEHNGTFRGNNHAFVTARVALEKFWSDSSFSQKIEVKAEFLEERLVALAAKHGGTVKGRGMFRGIDVGSGELADEICAKCFKRGLIIETSGAHGEVVKVLAPLTIELTQFEKGLDILAESMASVIASKSADAA